In the Silene latifolia isolate original U9 population chromosome 1, ASM4854445v1, whole genome shotgun sequence genome, CTGTCTATAATAAGACGGACTGTTACCTAGAGCTTTTTTACATGGTGTTGACTTGCTCTTAATATTCCTCCGTTTCGAGGTGGCAATTAGCTCATTTAGGTCGATTATGAATCAGATTAAAGCGGGATGAGTCATATCCGATTCGGGTTACGTCAAGTCAATAACGGATTTGGGTTGGTTACAAATCATGTCGGGTCTCTTTTCAGGTGGGGTGACAACTCGGATCACGTACAGTTTAGGTTAGTACCGAGTCAGGTTATCAACATATAATTTATCTTTAGGATTTCGTTTTGTATCGATAATATCATGTTAAACGATATCGATAAATTTATGTAAAACGATTTAagtgtattatttgacttttaagtGAAAACAATTAAGATAAATGTCAATTTAGTTTTATTTAATTTGAATCATTATTAAGCGAATTCGCAATCGGGTCATCAATCGGGTTAGATGAATATCGGCAGAGGTGAACAATAAGTAGCCCGGACCAACCCGGATAGGCCGATCCGATCTACGGGTCCCAAAAAATATGGTGACGGGTCTCCGTTccacactaaaaaaaaaaaaaactaaatataCTTTGTAAAGTAGTATCTGTCCGGTCCAAATCCAGAAAAAATCGGACCTAAAGAGTTCCGGTCCGGTCCCCGGTATCGAAGAAGATGGTTATCCGGGCTGTTTCGGACCGGTGATCACCCATAATTACGGGGCACGTGTTGGTtcaggtcgggtttgggttggaacAGATAAGATTGCAATCTATTCGAGGTCAGCTTTTGCGAGATGTCCCATCCATGCTCCATCATCAACATGACTACAACCACTTTTGTCCTCCATGGGTGACAACCCCCATCATTTCCACTTGAGCAACACTTAGACTGTGGCCTAACTCCATGAGTCTCCACCACAACCCACGAGTCGACTATCTAAAACGAACACTACCACACTCAAACCCGCCACCGTGCACCACCATATTGTATTACTTCACATGAATGTTATTTCGACCACTAGGAGTCTCCCCTTTTCAACCGCTCACAACCCCACCTACCTAGATTTACACCACCCTTTCCTTCTACGACCAAAATCTGCTACATGGCATAGGGCTGTGGCTAGAGGTGGTTGGTAGTGGTTTTGAGGTTCCCAGTGAAGAAAAAAGGGTAGTCTTTCATGGTGGGGGAATGGGGGTGGGGATGAGGTTCGACGCTAGTAGTGAAATAGGGTGTTTGTCCGTTTCATGGTGGGTAGTGATGGGGTAATTGAGTATCCCCTGCTGACAGTTGAGGCAATCTTCTTCGAGGTACTGAAGGCAACTTAATGGGTTGACTCCTCCCAAATTTGGCTTTTTAATTCGCAAGAATTCAGAATCGAACAGTAGAAAAGGTAAGTGAAAAGAGTATTTTGGTAAACTATTTTTTTTTAAGTTGCGCACTTTTTTTAATAACCACGCCAAATTAGAATAATATGTTTTCGCTAAATGGGAGGGACCATTATTTATTCAAGTCTCATGAAACAAAAGAAGGAAAAAGACTATAATACACTCACATGGGCCATGAAGTGCGCCAATATGGGACAATTGTGCCATGTTTCATTCTAGTATAACATTGAGAAGTCGCTGCTTGAATTTTGGTAAATTGTAAACAGGATTACGAGGTTAAAGTCAATGGCGAAGATGAGAGAAATGATGGTGATGAAGTGGTTAGTCAAGGAGCTAGTGAGGAGGATCTTTGGAATGCCGGGTAACTATCATTCAGCTAGttagtacttttttttttttttttttttttgacaacaagcgatgaataacttacattataaCAAACAATACAAGGTAAGCTATTCGACCAAGTAGCCCTAGGGTCCTCACTATCAAATCTAGTACTACCAAGCCAATCCTAAAGATTACATAAACATTAAGAAAGATAACAACCGCCATTAGGACATCAAGCGCATGATGGAAAATGCAAGCGACAGAGCCATGGGCCATAGAACGAGCTTCATAAACACGGAAGACCTCCAGATACCGTCGATACTTACAAGCCGCAGAGTGACGATAGCAAGGTGTACTTACGTTCTTGCGAAAAGAGCGTAGAAAGACAAATTGGTAAGCAAGACGACGAAGTCCGCCACCGACGGAGATAAAACTTCTACACCTTAGATATCGAGCCCTTTGAACGTAGGACCAATAGACCAAGAAATTCAACGTGCAATGACCAACACGAACACGAACCCAATGGGACAGGACACCCATGCTCACAAACGGGTGCAAAAAAGTCATAACCCTAGTAAGGAAGAGAGACACGACCCTACTAACCACCCTAAAGATTAAGGGACAGGACACCCATAACCCACAAGAGGTTTTTATTATTAGCAGAACCATAGAAAAGAACTAGTTAGTACTTAGTACTCTGGATTATTATTGGAAATATAGGAGAAAAATACTAAGAACAGTAGACGATGGTGCAGTGGTGGACGATACACTAGAACCTACCTCCGTTAAGGGATTAATAGCTACTCGCCCGCTCCTCGGAAAACAAATTACCTTCATTTGAGAATTATCGCAATCATCCTTTCATCTCTCTATTTTCTTGCCAGTGGTCCAATGGTGGGTAGAGAATTTGTGTGTTGATGGCAGCGGTAAAGATCCAAAGGTGAAAATTAGCACAATTAAATCAATCAAGCCCTGGGGTGCTGAAATCTTTGTTAAGCATATTACCTGGATTGTTGGCTCTGAGTCAAATTTGAATGTGTGGACTAATCCTTGGGTGAATGGTTTGACTCCTATCCCGAAACATTATGATCTTCTCCATGTTGATCCTTCCCTCCATAGTTTGAGAGTTAAGGATCTTATTTCTGCCAACAATTCCTGGAATGTTGACATGGTAATGAATTTCTTCGAGGATTCTTTTAGTGCTAAAATCTTGGCTATTCCGCTTAGTAACGAAGTCAAGGAGGATTCTGCTTGTTGGAGTGTGTCGAAGAATGGTGAATATTCTGTCAAGAAAGGATACTTTGATGCTTGGCGCGAACACTGGAATTTGACGGCTAGTGCTAAAGATCTGACTCGAATTTCATTGGGATGTAGGACTTTTATTAAAAAATGTTTGTGGCATCTTCCTGGTCCAAAAAAATGGAGTATTCTCCTTTGGAGAATTCTTACCCAGACCTTACCTGTTGGGCGTGAATTCGAAAAGAGAGGTATTGGTGACCGCTTGGTTTGTCGGCTTTGTGATAAGCAATATGTGGAATCCCTTGAACACCTCTTCCGTGATTGCGAGTACACGTCAAGGTTGTGGAGCGCGAATATCCTTGGTATTAATGCTAATAGTGGATCTAATATTAGTATTCAAGATTGGATCATCAATTGGATTAATCTATTAATGAAGGAGAATAGCATTGACGGGGTTATTTCATTTATGTGCACTTTGTGGATCAGTTGGATTACTCGTAACGGGCAAGTGTTTGGTCATGAGCCTTTGTCTCCTATTGGCTTGCTTCGTTTATATGAGCATGATTTGAGTTTGGCTATTGCTGCTGAAAAGGAGAGGACTGATAATAGGAATAAGCTGACTAGTACTCTTATTTCAGATGATGGTGACGCTAATTTACAGGCCCTTCAACATGGAAAGGCGTTTTCTCTTATTGGTCATGTTTTATGTGAGGTTCACTTCCTTATTTATACGGATGCTGCTTGGCGATCCGACCTTGCTGCTGGTTTGGGTTGGGCGGTTAAGAAGAGTAATGATATTGGAGCTGTTATTTACACTAATATGCGACCAAATCGCTATGCCCAAACTGCTGCCCAAGCTGAAGCCTTATCCATTCTGGAAGCTCTTCAATGGGCTAGGAGAAGTAACCTTCTGCATGTGTGTATCTACTCGGATTGTCTGCAAGTTGTCGCTCAAATCTTGGATTTCATACCGGTTAACATTGACACTAAAGTCATTGTTAGCGATATCTTAAGTGTAGGTTGTTATTTTCATTGTCTATCCTTTTGTTATGTTCCTAGAAATTGCAATAAAATGGCTCATAGACTAGCTACGTGAGCCATTAGAATGTAAACTATTTCTTTGTCcacctgtcaaaaaaaaaaaaaaaaaaaagatccaaAGGTGAGGTGGTTCACAAGACTTTCCACCTTTGCCACCACTGGATCAATGGTAGACACGCACCTCTCAGTGAGGATCCTCTGTCCCACTTTTGTATCCCATTGTGTGTGTCACACCACTTACATTTCGACACATGTggcaaaataaaatattacaatataattcctctcatccaaaccaaaggtaacagttACTTTATCACACTTGCCGAGCAtattttgcaacgtgaatatctttagatacacattattaaaaattataaaaatttgatattcttatagcattcatgacgataaatcaaacaagagaTAACATGACTATATTTTGGCCCTATTTGGTAATCAGCAGATtgatattagcagaagcagagtggtcaagcagattataaataacaggtttgactagtatatttcaattagcagatttagtagaagtgtttggtaattagcagattttggttaatagattgttgtatctatgtgtagaTTGTTGACGAATTAATATTTtacaatctactaatgtgaatatgctgggtagagcagcatattggaaaacagtagattgagctccaatctactctttcaatatgtcatttaccaaacactcaaaatagtagattggtgagtcaaacatgctaaaagccttgaatatgctgaaaatttctcaatccgccgtttaccaaacaccccctttaTCTTATAGATTAAACATAATATCAAAGATTTCCTAAgatcatgaatagtgccaaaaagcaagTGTTAACTTTGGTTTGAATGGGACGGAGTATATATTAATTTGTTGAGGTGGTAGAAGCTAAGTGGTGTGGGACaccaaatgggacagaggatcctcaCTGCGCACCTCTTTCCTACTACACCGTCTTCTACCTAATCTGGACTCCTCCTTAACATTCCAAAATTTATCGATGTTCTGTCTtattaaatactccctccgtagcacaccaaaggtaacgtagagAAAAATgaagtatttaagaaaaagtggaaaaagtaagggtaaagagggaataaataggtggggtatgtaattgggTGTTTAActgtgggttggtaggtgggtatgtaatggcattttgtgtaaatatcaaatggttataaggataatttggtaatgttgtgggccaaatgtACGttcgtttatagtaagtgttacctttggtgtggtacggagggagtattaccTTTATGACAGTCCATCGCAATAatttgtttaactttgattaAAAATATCTCCCACAAATACGAAAAAAGGTGAAAAATTAGTGGGACGGAGCCACAAAGGGAACATAAAAGAGATGGACCATCACCCTTCTCTCAGTATGACTATcaaattattattggtattaaaaATCAAGCATAACGATTCATCTGAACCAAAATGTCAAGATTGAACATTACTGCAATCATATTTTGAGACAATATCAATCGCACTTACAGCGCAAAGTCCAAATTTTAATACAATCAAAAACAGTAGCGATCAACATACTTTCTAGTTTGCACCCATGAGAGAATATAGCTAATTCATGAAACGGATTAATCGAGAGTATAAGCTAATTATTAGTAATTCATGCATCTCTTAGTAACAATTTTAGTGCGGATAAATGAATAGTATACAAAACATCACTCAATTCATCACCTACCAAATCATTTATGTAATTACCCTCCACACCAAACTTATAATCAATACATTAAAACATCGACATAATCTCGCCCACCATTCTACCACAACGCGTATCATTTTAAAACTTCAAAATGTTTCGCATTTTTGCAAACACCACCTTTTAACCTTACATAATCCATACTGAACTTATAACCAACACATTGCAATTCAAACATATTCCAACATTTTGCATTCGACACTATCTCCTTCATCAATCATTATAAACCAGAATCAATACGACCAATAAACCGAAGAGATCTTAATTTAAAAGATTTAGTCTAAATCCTTGAACAAGAGGTCTGAATCCTCCCTCCCTTGTATATCTATACTACCTTGTATCTCCCCTACGAAAAaacaacacaaattcttgtttaggACGGGTATATCCGTTTTTAAACTTAAACGGAGCAAATACGATAGATGGGACAAAAACAGAATGTTAAGGACTAGCAAAATGTACGTCCCATCTATCAAAGTGGGGTGTTACTTGACCGGTTTAATCTTAGGACGGATATGTCGTCTTAAGAACGAcaaactaaaaaataaaaaaaaaatcaatacaaCTATAACAAAAATAccagcacaaattctcattatagacggacactatccgtctatacgtatagacggataccattttccctcacaaaatacccatttgccataaagtgggaagcacatgggggtgccccaccttgtcccccgtacccattttattagaggtctttatccGTCTGTTCgtcccacccgtctataccaagacctattgaaaaACCAGGTGGGAAAGTAGTGGACAGCTTGCATAACCTTGGGAGGACGCTCAGTCAATTAATTCATGCACATCCCCAAGGTATTGTCTAGagaaagaaaggaagaagctttcAAAGCAAGGGACATAATACTATTTACAATTTGAGCAAACATGGCTGACACTCCAAGCACTAGCTAGATTAATACAGTACTTCACCTTCCTTCTCTCTTTCTGCAACTTGCAccaaatttatttaattaatcatattatTTATTAATCCGTACTGGTTATGCACCTACTCAATCTAATTCTGAATATTTCTTATTGCTTTAATGTCTGCAACTACTGCGCAGAAGAATACAGAATCTAGTCAATTCAACATTAGTACCAAAATTACCCCCATGTCCCTCAAGTTCTCCCGGAAATGATCGCTTACAAATCGCTCCAAAATATGCGATCTTATACAGTTTCCCGTAGATGTCTCAAAACTATGCCGTCTCAAAACTATGCAGCCTTATACGagtgtatatatatatttgtGATATACAATtgatctcccttgtgacgggttaccatttgtgacggatattttgtgagataaaatggtaacaaaatgggttagtggagaaaggggaccacatgaatagtgttgcagagagagaaaaagtgggtacattgtgaagtaaaatggtatccgtcttcagcttgtgacggatatgtcatgtcttcaatgagaatttgtgatatatatataatatacgGAGTACGAACCCATATGTGTTAAGTGTTGACAACAATAAATGTTTCGTCTTGACTGGATTGAAAATGGAACCAATTGAACAAGGCTACAACAGTTCCTAAGGGCAAATTTTCACATGTAAACAGTTTACATTCATGGGTCTACTATTACTTCTCCAACAGTTCAACTAAGCTGTCTTTGAGACACATACTCCATAATTTCAACACAAATGACAGCATCATTATAGGATGGCAAATTGGCAATAGAAAACAAGTGCATCGTCTTAATGGTTACGCTAACCTTCTTAAACGTTAGCATCAATAATAATACAAGtattattgtcaaaaaaaaaaaaaaaatacaagtaTCACTTTCAATTTGATTGACCAACTAAATGATTGTAAAATTTTGACAAGCTACTCTTGCTCGTGATTCGTTACCGACCACCTAAAACTTGCTACATATTCATTATAGAAGTAAGTATTATTAAATGAACCATGGAACATGAGTATGAAGTGTGAAACCCTGAGTCGGGTCATTTGGGTTTCAGCTTAAGACAATCTCAAACCCAATTCCTATTCTCATCTAAGACGGTCTCACATGATTAAGTGGCAAGTTTAATTTTTGTGATTAAAAATAGTTGGACGGACCCACAGTGGGAGTAAGAGTAGACGTTTGAAGAAGCTGGAACCATAATAGCTGGAGATTCGAAAGAAAACCTTGGATACATCGCAAACAACAAAAGTGACAGGAAAAAAGAAATCCTTTAGTGGAGTATAGGAACcaaagcaaagcaaagcaaggaCAAAAGAATTAATATTATCATTTTCCATCTttttatttcttcattcattctcaactcaactcaactcaagcagctaacaacaataacaacaccgCTAAATATCAACTGATTTAACTTGCGACAAATGTTCATATCAATCCATCCAATTAACgacccaaaaaaaaaaggaaattaaaAAAGAGAACATGGACAAATCTCTCACTAAGAACAACTCTACTGTAAGTAAATAACAAGATTATCATGAAATTGCACTGGacattgatgaaaaaaaaaatgaaaaattaaaaGAACTCCTTGAaggaaattaaaaattaaaaattaaaagggGATTACCGGCGCGTGGAGTGAACGTACAAGTCGTAAGGCACCCAAAGCGAGTCCAATGGGCACGGCCTCATCGCGTCGAGACGAGCCCATGGCTTACCTGACCCACTCCAATGTAGCAACGAAACCGGTCCCGGGTGTAAATCCCTGCAACTTCCATGCACATTATCTCCACCTAACCCATGCTGATTCCACCTATGCTCAATGGGCGCCACGTGTCCTGCAAACACCAATAGGAACGGCGGCAATGACCCCAGCTCGTATATCCTTTCTAGCCTCTGGATATCCATCCACCTCTCGATCTTTCGAGTGTACCCGTTCGCCCGCCACTTGACCAGATCCATCACCATTACACCAGTGTTAAAGTAACACGGTGCCCGACCCGCGAATGTGCCCGAGAACCTCGGGTCGGACCAGAAGTTAGGTGTGAAGTATTTGGTGAAGTTAGCGTGGCAGTATTCCGGTGCGCCGATAGTGTGGGACCCAAGGGATGTGTTCCAGAGCTTGGCGATGTCGTCGACGAGTACGAGGTCGGAGTCTAGGTAAATGACACGTCGGACGCAGGGTTCGAGGATGTCGGCGAGGTAATTCCGTGCGTAGTTTAAGGGCTGTTCGAGTGCTTGTCGGATGGATGTTGAGATAAGCGGGCGGACGATATTCGGGTTGAAATAATACGATTTGAATCGAAGTTTCGGGTAAACGGAAAGCACGATGGATTCAAGGTGTGCGGTGGGGTCCACGTGGTGTGACGCCAGGAAGTGGAAGAAGATATTTTCCGGGCAGCGTGCGTGACGTAGGATGGAGTTGACGGCAGCGATGGAGCCACGTAGATAGTCAACGTCTAAAGTGATTGCCACGTGGACAAGGGAGGGGTCACAGGTGGAGGAGGTGGCGGAGCGGCAATCAGCTGCGTTGCGGAAGACCGGAGCGGTACGGAAGGAGAGTTTGAGTGGTTTAGATTGGGATTGGGATTGAGACGACGATGATCTGATTGCTTCCGCAGGTGGGAATGATTGTAGGGATGGTGATAGGATAATCATTAGCATCGCTGCAGAAAAAATGCCGGAAAATCGGACAAACCACGGCATTTTCTGGAAAAAAAAGATGAATATGTCGAAATTAGGGGATTAGGGTTTGCCAGAATTATGGAATTGGGGGGAAATTAGAAGCTGATACTCAAAATCTGATGAATATTTGCAGAAATTGGGTTGGAAATCTCCCTCATTCCTGTTGGGTTTAGGTGGTAATGTGTGTTGGCCTGGCCACTCAGAATGCCGTAAGAATTGGAGAAAGATAATCCATTGTTTCGCAACGCCGGCGACcagcaacaccaacaccaccaccaccaccttgaTTTACAGTATGATCTCGCTTTGTTTTCTGTATTTTTATGTTTTTGATTAAAATAATGATGAAAATGGGTTAATTTGGTAGAAGAGGAGGGGGATAAAGGAGGAAGAAGGTAAGGGAGGAGGTAAAAATGTAAAACAAGTTGACCTTCAAATTGTCTCTCTCTCCTGCTGCGGTGGTTTATGGGTGGAAGAGAGAGGTGAAGGTGAAGAAGCAGGAAATGTacacagagagagagagagagagagagaggagtggAATTAACCAGGTAGGCAAATGAGGGTCTGGTTTATTGTCTTCACCATTGTAATGTACAACACGCTTGGTATCCTCGACTAACGAACCGGTCATTTGGTTAGGTACGCACCACTCCTTTTCACTACACTCCTTTCGAATATGTTCCTCATCTTGGATAAAAATTAATGTACCTTTTTCCTGAACTTATTATctcaaattttatttgtttttgagtataTATCTATTTTTTCTAAGCttattaaaatttataatttagattttaattttctttctgtcaaaactcaaatttaagtaAGTttgtatgtaatgtttttgagtttcattgtaatttttttgagcttaatgtttTAGTGAATGAACTCAAAAATTTTATAATaagactcataatttttaaaacaaagttcaaaaactttattataatactCAGAAAGTATGAAACTAGTGGTAGTACTTCATatgtataatccacttattggtcattttctttgtttttctttaaaGTTTGTATAAAACTGTCTTTAAGTTAAAACGATGTTTATaacattttaaataaattttaactcCTAAGATCCTCTCAAGCAAGATTTACTCTATTTTGTTTAAATATATCCTTTATTTCTTTGAGTTATATGTATTCTATTTTAAATCATTTTCTACATTTTGAACAAGATTTGGActttaaaataacaaaaatgtcattttcaaaaaaaaaaaaaaaaataacaagaaTGTCCTTGCATTTAATTCACCCAAAATATCTCATATCTACCAAACAGGTTTACACGGCTAAAACCGGAAGAACTCTCACCCCCACCTTCATCACCAACCCAGTCACCAGCTCATCCCTCACTGCTTTCACCACTTCAACCCAAGCGCCACTTTCATAGTCAACCATTTTTATCTCTCTCCGATAAACATCATGCGCCTCCTGCAATCTATTGTGTGACGGGCATGGTTGAGTCTGTGTCGTGATGTCCCACCACCTTAACTTATATTTATAATGCAAGTGGAGCTTGGATTTCAATGCCAAAACCAGGAAAAAAGGCATTGAATAGGTGTGAATCGACCTAGCAAAATTGACCAGATCGGAGTAACCCAATAAGAGAACTGAGGGCCGGAATTGACCCACCCTATATGACCTGGTCCGAATGTTTATAGTTGAAAACTGGTCATTATCCCTAAATATTAACTTGATCAAAAATAGACCCGAAAATGACTCACCCTATATTATTTTCATTATCGAAGTATTGAATTGCTTTGGCATCATGAAACTTAAGCCTATTCACACATATCAAAGCACGTTATAATCCTATCATCATTAGATGATTTGTGGGAGGTATAGATGGGTACTATATACTCATTGTAAGTTGTAATACAACGGTCCAAACCTTGGATTGGAAATTAATCACCAACGGTAACTTGTCAGACTGTGTACTTAGCCCACAAATCAACACGAATATTTTCCAGCGCATTTTTGGAAACCTTCAATAAAGTCGCTCATCCCAAAACTACTCCTCAATAAGCACTCTTAAGCCTTAACTATGTAGTTCCAAACATAGATTTCCAAAAAGGATAGTGCACTttattgatatgagtagtactttcaattcTTTTAAGTACTAATCATGAGTTTATCAGCGGAGCTCTTCAATAGAGTGACTCACCTGAAAAACCTCTTTAGTTAACCTGAGTATTAAACTCATTCCAAAGTTTGAAAATCTAGAGAAGTTAACCACCAACGGTCCACGAGTTTTTGTGATATGAAAAttgcgcggaagcggtttaaGAGAATAACGAACAATGATGAAAAAGGGATATTTgaccgatctagacctatagatcgttcAATGGTGATCAATttcgcaagacctattgctagtcgatcgagttaatgtttgaaaacgcgtcaaacaagaaCTAGGGTTGAAACGAAACGCGTCAATCCGAATAACACAATTGCAACAGCACTGTTTATTTTCTTATTCAATATTCAATGTTTAAAACGCAGCACACCCTATGCCTTATATAGGCTTACGATCATCTAACCCTAGTATCTTTAAGAGATATTATTCTTGTACAATAAGAAAACTAactttaggaaagaaataacaaaaAAGCAAAAATAAGTAAACTTCCTAAAAACTGAGATAAAGAGATAACTAAACTAGGAAATAAACTAATGAATTTTTAAACACTTGGGCTCAACATTTATGGATCATCCCCTCCCTCTTCGaaaggaattgacctcaattcatGTAGCCTCAATATGCCGGGATCAAAGATGAATATTACAAACCCGAACAAACTCGAACACATAATCGAACCATCTTGAATGCCATCCAGCAGCTCGTTTACCTTTTTTAAGTTCCAGACCCGCTCGTGCCAACCACCCCACCACCCTCCGTGCACAAGTCTTAAAATTCTACCCCGAACCACTTCAATTTTACATTCAAATTTATCCCCTTCAAGAGTTCTTCCAAGCTTGTCTTCTTGATGATTTACCAACACAAGAATTAACAGATTTTGTAACTTGAAGATCGATAACTTCCTGTGGCTCCTCCTGATCATAATCGTCAAAAATAGGAGGTAATGTCGAATCAAATTTAACATTTTCCTCGTAGATGTTTTGACTTGAGAACACTCCCGACATGTCTTCTTCTTTTTGCccctttttccatttttttttttttttgaggatgaACAGTACCACGTCGTGAAAAGTAACCTCTTTTTTTGTAACCGTCATGCCTTGAATAACAAGTTACTAGAAACTTGCTCCTAAaatgcaaaaccgattaaccctcaaactacctgcttgagtttaacccttgaactccaatctcaatcagaaattcaactaacaacttggtTTTGACAtgcctaggaccgtctagatttgaggaaatcaagagccgaatctctgataccacttaggATACGAAATttgcgcggaagcggtttaaGAGAATAACGAACAATGATGAAAAAGGGATATTTgaccgatctagacctatagatcgttcAATGGTGATCAATttcgcaagacctattgctagtcgatcgagttaatgtttgaaaacgcgtcaa is a window encoding:
- the LOC141603205 gene encoding uncharacterized protein LOC141603205 translates to MVMNFFEDSFSAKILAIPLSNEVKEDSACWSVSKNGEYSVKKGYFDAWREHWNLTASAKDLTRISLGCRTFIKKCLWHLPGPKKWSILLWRILTQTLPVGREFEKRGIGDRLVCRLCDKQYVESLEHLFRDCEYTSRLWSANILGINANSGSNISIQDWIINWINLLMKENSIDGVISFMCTLWISWITRNGQVFGHEPLSPIGLLRLYEHDLSLAIAAEKERTDNRNKLTSTLISDDGDANLQALQHGKAFSLIGHVLCEVHFLIYTDAAWRSDLAAGLGWAVKKSNDIGAVIYTNMRPNRYAQTAAQAEALSILEALQWARRSNLLHVCIYSDCLQVVAQILDFIPVNIDTKVIVSDILSVGCYFHCLSFCYVPRNCNKMAHRLAT
- the LOC141603179 gene encoding putative galacturonosyltransferase-like 7 isoform X1 translates to MPWFVRFSGIFSAAMLMIILSPSLQSFPPAEAIRSSSSQSQSQSKPLKLSFRTAPVFRNAADCRSATSSTCDPSLVHVAITLDVDYLRGSIAAVNSILRHARCPENIFFHFLASHHVDPTAHLESIVLSVYPKLRFKSYYFNPNIVRPLISTSIRQALEQPLNYARNYLADILEPCVRRVIYLDSDLVLVDDIAKLWNTSLGSHTIGAPEYCHANFTKYFTPNFWSDPRFSGTFAGRAPCYFNTGVMVMDLVKWRANGYTRKIERWMDIQRLERIYELGSLPPFLLVFAGHVAPIEHRWNQHGLGGDNVHGSCRDLHPGPVSLLHWSGSGKPWARLDAMRPCPLDSLWVPYDLYVHSTRRFSFESPAIMVPASSNVYSYSHCGSVQLFLITKIKLAT
- the LOC141603179 gene encoding putative galacturonosyltransferase-like 7 isoform X2 encodes the protein MPWFVRFSGIFSAAMLMIILSPSLQSFPPAEAIRSSSSQSQSQSKPLKLSFRTAPVFRNAADCRSATSSTCDPSLVHVAITLDVDYLRGSIAAVNSILRHARCPENIFFHFLASHHVDPTAHLESIVLSVYPKLRFKSYYFNPNIVRPLISTSIRQALEQPLNYARNYLADILEPCVRRVIYLDSDLVLVDDIAKLWNTSLGSHTIGAPEYCHANFTKYFTPNFWSDPRFSGTFAGRAPCYFNTGVMVMDLVKWRANGYTRKIERWMDIQRLERIYELGSLPPFLLVFAGHVAPIEHRWNQHGLGGDNVHGSCRDLHPGPVSLLHWSGSGKPWARLDAMRPCPLDSLWVPYDLYVHSTRRGDTR